A genomic stretch from Pomacea canaliculata isolate SZHN2017 linkage group LG2, ASM307304v1, whole genome shotgun sequence includes:
- the LOC112556232 gene encoding uncharacterized protein LOC112556232 isoform X6 yields MSSNCTKKFKWAKLWLMVPTIIRKYWCTHPNSIWAKAWGRTFLEVSTILAVQKIYKYVVSTLRCQASAFDIDSDSSALHLTHTNIHGIASGNLFMIYFLSQSQNSSGK; encoded by the exons ATGTCTTCAA ATTGTACTAAGAAGTTTAAATGGGCAAAGCTGTGGCTGATGGTGCCTACTATTATAAGAAAGTATTGGTGTACACACCCGAATTCGATCTGGGCCAAGGCCTGGGGACGGACATTTCTGGAG GTGTCTACCATACTGGCAGTCCAGAAGATCTACAAATATGTGGTATCCACACTGAGATGCCAAGCCAGTGCTTTTGATATTGATTCT GATTCCTCAGCTCTTCACCTtacacacaccaacatccaTGGGATAGCATCTGGAAACCTGTTCATGATTTACTTTTTAAGTCAAAGTCAGAATAGCAGTGGTAAGTGA
- the LOC112556232 gene encoding uncharacterized protein LOC112556232 isoform X1: MIHLGQSHDMPRVVCCLLPMIIENEDCTKKFKWAKLWLMVPTIIRKYWCTHPNSIWAKAWGRTFLEVSTILAVQKIYKYVVSTLRCQASAFDIDSDSSALHLTHTNIHGIASGNLFMIYFLSQSQNSSGK, from the exons ATGATCCACTTGGGTCAGTCACATGATATGCCACGTGTTGTCTGCTGCCTGCTACCTATGATTATTGAGAATG AAGATTGTACTAAGAAGTTTAAATGGGCAAAGCTGTGGCTGATGGTGCCTACTATTATAAGAAAGTATTGGTGTACACACCCGAATTCGATCTGGGCCAAGGCCTGGGGACGGACATTTCTGGAG GTGTCTACCATACTGGCAGTCCAGAAGATCTACAAATATGTGGTATCCACACTGAGATGCCAAGCCAGTGCTTTTGATATTGATTCT GATTCCTCAGCTCTTCACCTtacacacaccaacatccaTGGGATAGCATCTGGAAACCTGTTCATGATTTACTTTTTAAGTCAAAGTCAGAATAGCAGTGGTAAGTGA
- the LOC112556232 gene encoding uncharacterized protein LOC112556232 isoform X2, whose product MIHLGQSHDMPRVVCCLLPMIIENDCTKKFKWAKLWLMVPTIIRKYWCTHPNSIWAKAWGRTFLEVSTILAVQKIYKYVVSTLRCQASAFDIDSDSSALHLTHTNIHGIASGNLFMIYFLSQSQNSSGK is encoded by the exons ATGATCCACTTGGGTCAGTCACATGATATGCCACGTGTTGTCTGCTGCCTGCTACCTATGATTATTGAGAATG ATTGTACTAAGAAGTTTAAATGGGCAAAGCTGTGGCTGATGGTGCCTACTATTATAAGAAAGTATTGGTGTACACACCCGAATTCGATCTGGGCCAAGGCCTGGGGACGGACATTTCTGGAG GTGTCTACCATACTGGCAGTCCAGAAGATCTACAAATATGTGGTATCCACACTGAGATGCCAAGCCAGTGCTTTTGATATTGATTCT GATTCCTCAGCTCTTCACCTtacacacaccaacatccaTGGGATAGCATCTGGAAACCTGTTCATGATTTACTTTTTAAGTCAAAGTCAGAATAGCAGTGGTAAGTGA
- the LOC112556232 gene encoding uncharacterized protein LOC112556232 isoform X3: MRTLITSISQRDKQSNSSEDCTKKFKWAKLWLMVPTIIRKYWCTHPNSIWAKAWGRTFLEVSTILAVQKIYKYVVSTLRCQASAFDIDSDSSALHLTHTNIHGIASGNLFMIYFLSQSQNSSGK; encoded by the exons ATGCGAACACTCATCACCTCAATATCTCAAAGGGATAAGCAAAGCAACTCAAGTG AAGATTGTACTAAGAAGTTTAAATGGGCAAAGCTGTGGCTGATGGTGCCTACTATTATAAGAAAGTATTGGTGTACACACCCGAATTCGATCTGGGCCAAGGCCTGGGGACGGACATTTCTGGAG GTGTCTACCATACTGGCAGTCCAGAAGATCTACAAATATGTGGTATCCACACTGAGATGCCAAGCCAGTGCTTTTGATATTGATTCT GATTCCTCAGCTCTTCACCTtacacacaccaacatccaTGGGATAGCATCTGGAAACCTGTTCATGATTTACTTTTTAAGTCAAAGTCAGAATAGCAGTGGTAAGTGA
- the LOC112556232 gene encoding uncharacterized protein LOC112556232 isoform X5, producing MSSKDCTKKFKWAKLWLMVPTIIRKYWCTHPNSIWAKAWGRTFLEVSTILAVQKIYKYVVSTLRCQASAFDIDSDSSALHLTHTNIHGIASGNLFMIYFLSQSQNSSGK from the exons ATGTCTTCAA AAGATTGTACTAAGAAGTTTAAATGGGCAAAGCTGTGGCTGATGGTGCCTACTATTATAAGAAAGTATTGGTGTACACACCCGAATTCGATCTGGGCCAAGGCCTGGGGACGGACATTTCTGGAG GTGTCTACCATACTGGCAGTCCAGAAGATCTACAAATATGTGGTATCCACACTGAGATGCCAAGCCAGTGCTTTTGATATTGATTCT GATTCCTCAGCTCTTCACCTtacacacaccaacatccaTGGGATAGCATCTGGAAACCTGTTCATGATTTACTTTTTAAGTCAAAGTCAGAATAGCAGTGGTAAGTGA
- the LOC112556232 gene encoding uncharacterized protein LOC112556232 isoform X4 produces the protein MRTLITSISQRDKQSNSSDCTKKFKWAKLWLMVPTIIRKYWCTHPNSIWAKAWGRTFLEVSTILAVQKIYKYVVSTLRCQASAFDIDSDSSALHLTHTNIHGIASGNLFMIYFLSQSQNSSGK, from the exons ATGCGAACACTCATCACCTCAATATCTCAAAGGGATAAGCAAAGCAACTCAAGTG ATTGTACTAAGAAGTTTAAATGGGCAAAGCTGTGGCTGATGGTGCCTACTATTATAAGAAAGTATTGGTGTACACACCCGAATTCGATCTGGGCCAAGGCCTGGGGACGGACATTTCTGGAG GTGTCTACCATACTGGCAGTCCAGAAGATCTACAAATATGTGGTATCCACACTGAGATGCCAAGCCAGTGCTTTTGATATTGATTCT GATTCCTCAGCTCTTCACCTtacacacaccaacatccaTGGGATAGCATCTGGAAACCTGTTCATGATTTACTTTTTAAGTCAAAGTCAGAATAGCAGTGGTAAGTGA